A genomic stretch from Desulfatitalea tepidiphila includes:
- a CDS encoding TetR/AcrR family transcriptional regulator codes for MPTALEKARQAPDSMKARILSAARKLFGEYGFHGVTTRMIAKEVGIDISTLHYHWGEKQELYEAVLTDLSDEIRAKLVEIEALVHGKPLAVRLQVAIDVMCDHLFGNPESANLMLFSYFSKNRLTSDIDVRLTRHLANIAVAMGLAVDKSQVPPQANARVLAVWNSVINFAAGESFFRPLLRVDPQTYVQVVKETLKFILIPAFTQKG; via the coding sequence ATGCCCACCGCTCTTGAGAAGGCGCGCCAGGCGCCCGATTCGATGAAAGCCCGGATCCTCTCGGCCGCACGCAAGCTGTTCGGCGAATATGGTTTTCACGGGGTGACCACGCGCATGATCGCCAAGGAGGTGGGCATCGACATCTCCACCCTCCACTACCATTGGGGTGAAAAACAGGAGTTGTACGAAGCGGTGCTGACCGATCTGAGCGACGAGATCCGCGCCAAGCTGGTGGAGATCGAGGCGCTGGTGCACGGCAAGCCCCTGGCCGTGCGCCTCCAAGTGGCCATCGACGTCATGTGCGATCACCTCTTCGGCAACCCCGAATCGGCCAACCTGATGCTCTTCAGCTATTTTTCCAAAAACCGGCTCACCTCGGACATCGATGTCCGCCTGACGCGCCATCTGGCCAACATCGCCGTGGCCATGGGGTTGGCCGTGGACAAGTCCCAGGTGCCGCCCCAGGCCAACGCCAGAGTGCTGGCGGTGTGGAATTCGGTGATCAATTTTGCGGCCGGCGAAAGTTTCTTCCGGCCCCTGCTGCGGGTCGATCCGCAGACCTATGTCCAAGTGGTCAAGGAGACCTTGAAGTTCATTCTCATCCCCGCGTTTACCCAAAAGGGTTAA
- a CDS encoding SDR family NAD(P)-dependent oxidoreductase, giving the protein MDLMLEGKIAIVTGAGNGIGRGIALQLAEEGAVIVAADVNPQAAGEVAAEIEEGGGEALAIAVDATDEAQVAGMIEKCLEVFGRIDILVNNVGGGSGGPEPVVKLSASDWDRTIDITLRSAFLCSRAASREMIKTRQGRIISISSISGKMGESLIGPYCAGKFGVIGLMQVLAKELARYNITVNCVCPGYVWTPGWEGLAEAMRENFVLMADKTPEQIFDARVKSMVPLGRPQTAEDIAALVAFLASEKAKNITGQAINVDGGAVMH; this is encoded by the coding sequence ATGGATTTGATGCTGGAAGGGAAGATCGCGATCGTGACCGGCGCGGGCAATGGCATTGGGCGGGGTATCGCCCTGCAGTTGGCAGAGGAGGGTGCCGTCATCGTGGCGGCGGACGTCAACCCGCAGGCTGCCGGAGAGGTGGCCGCCGAAATCGAGGAGGGCGGCGGCGAGGCTCTGGCCATTGCGGTGGACGCCACCGACGAAGCCCAGGTGGCCGGGATGATCGAAAAGTGCCTGGAAGTCTTCGGCCGCATCGACATTCTCGTCAATAACGTGGGCGGTGGCTCGGGCGGACCGGAGCCGGTGGTCAAGCTCTCCGCCTCCGACTGGGACCGCACCATCGATATCACCCTGCGCAGCGCTTTTCTATGCTCGCGCGCCGCGTCCCGGGAGATGATCAAGACCCGGCAGGGGCGCATCATCAGTATTTCTTCGATCTCGGGAAAGATGGGCGAATCCCTCATCGGTCCTTACTGCGCCGGCAAATTCGGGGTCATCGGACTGATGCAGGTGCTGGCCAAGGAACTTGCCCGTTACAATATCACCGTCAACTGCGTCTGTCCCGGCTATGTCTGGACGCCGGGCTGGGAAGGGCTCGCCGAGGCCATGCGCGAAAATTTCGTGCTGATGGCCGACAAGACGCCGGAGCAGATCTTCGATGCGCGGGTCAAGTCCATGGTGCCTCTGGGCCGTCCCCAAACCGCCGAGGATATCGCCGCCCTGGTGGCGTTTTTGGCTTCTGAAAAGGCGAAAAACATCACCGGGCAGGCCATCAACGTGGATGGGGGGGCGGTGATGCATTAG
- a CDS encoding D-2-hydroxyacid dehydrogenase gives MDTMTRVLIAFDLPAPHVARLKKDFPELTFVQATEQKETFDYLPQTRILLTFFRCSRKMLDAAPELKWIQAISAGVDYMDLAEIRRRGLLLTNGRGISTINMAEFAIGAMIALARGFHVMVRNQLQKRWDRSLPAGEIHGATLGIIGLGAIGAELARKAAAMGMRVIGVRRTAAPMADVDEVYGQEEMGRVFERSDYIVNLLPWTPDTEKLIDRRSFDLMKPTACFINMGRGQTVNETDLIAALQQKKIRAMMSDVYETEPLPDDSPLWALDNVIISPHVCGMTPHYMDRAMEIIDHNLKAYVRGQGEMMNVVDLTYGY, from the coding sequence ATGGACACCATGACCAGGGTTCTGATCGCCTTCGATCTGCCCGCGCCCCACGTGGCGCGGCTCAAGAAAGACTTTCCGGAATTGACATTCGTCCAGGCCACCGAACAGAAGGAGACGTTCGACTATCTCCCGCAGACCCGGATTCTGCTCACCTTCTTCCGCTGCAGCCGAAAAATGCTCGATGCCGCCCCTGAGCTGAAATGGATCCAGGCCATCAGCGCGGGCGTAGATTACATGGACCTGGCGGAGATCCGGCGCCGTGGGCTCCTGCTCACCAACGGCCGCGGCATCAGCACGATCAACATGGCCGAATTCGCCATCGGCGCCATGATCGCCCTGGCCAGGGGGTTCCATGTCATGGTCCGCAACCAGCTGCAGAAGCGATGGGACCGCAGCTTGCCGGCCGGAGAGATCCACGGCGCCACCCTGGGGATCATCGGCCTCGGCGCCATCGGCGCCGAGCTGGCCCGCAAGGCCGCGGCAATGGGCATGCGCGTCATCGGCGTGCGTCGGACTGCGGCGCCCATGGCGGACGTGGACGAGGTCTACGGACAGGAAGAGATGGGGCGGGTGTTCGAACGGAGCGACTACATCGTCAATCTGCTGCCCTGGACGCCGGATACGGAGAAGTTGATCGATCGCCGTTCGTTCGATCTCATGAAACCCACGGCCTGCTTTATCAACATGGGACGCGGACAGACCGTCAACGAAACCGATCTGATTGCCGCCCTGCAGCAGAAGAAGATCCGCGCCATGATGAGCGATGTCTACGAGACCGAACCCCTCCCGGACGACAGTCCGCTCTGGGCGTTGGACAACGTGATCATCTCGCCCCATGTGTGCGGCATGACGCCCCATTACATGGATCGCGCCATGGAGATCATCGATCACAATCTCAAGGCTTACGTCAGGGGGCAGGGGGAGATGATGAATGTGGTGGATTTGACTTACGGGTATTAG
- a CDS encoding lysoplasmalogenase, which yields MTPAVLFAATLLLALLLWAEKYDSTTWKLGSKPLISALFILAASLQAWPHPSLAHWVLAGLIFSWIGDVCLIFSSRKLFLAGLVAFLLGHVCYAAGFYAHGVFNSWMVAGWVVLLVAGVLVFRWLQPHLGSMTGPVIGYIVVISVMVGGALAVYAHAQWPQNPRCMMLTGAILFYLSDIMVARDQFVVSAFVNRLVGLPLYYAAQFLFAFAIGRL from the coding sequence ATGACACCCGCCGTTCTTTTTGCCGCCACGCTTCTGCTCGCCCTGCTCCTCTGGGCCGAAAAGTACGACAGTACGACCTGGAAACTCGGCTCCAAGCCTTTGATATCGGCGCTTTTCATCCTCGCAGCATCTCTTCAGGCCTGGCCGCACCCCTCCCTGGCCCATTGGGTGCTGGCCGGATTGATCTTCAGCTGGATCGGGGACGTGTGCCTTATTTTTTCGTCCCGTAAGCTGTTCCTGGCCGGGCTGGTGGCATTTCTGCTCGGGCATGTCTGTTACGCGGCGGGATTTTACGCCCATGGCGTATTCAATTCATGGATGGTGGCGGGATGGGTGGTGCTGCTGGTCGCCGGGGTGTTGGTCTTCAGGTGGCTGCAACCCCACCTGGGAAGCATGACCGGTCCGGTGATCGGCTACATTGTGGTGATATCGGTCATGGTTGGCGGGGCACTGGCCGTTTACGCCCATGCCCAATGGCCCCAAAACCCAAGATGCATGATGTTAACCGGCGCGATCCTGTTCTATCTCTCGGACATCATGGTGGCCCGCGACCAGTTCGTCGTCTCGGCATTCGTCAACCGACTGGTGGGACTGCCGCTCTACTACGCCGCCCAATTCCTCTTCGCATTTGCCATCGGCCGGCTGTAG
- a CDS encoding SDR family NAD(P)-dependent oxidoreductase, with amino-acid sequence MALNLDAVGEKLGPLTKSYTWKDVVLYALGVGAGPDDLHYCYEKGLKVIPSFSIATIFDILAQIGLKANVNLAGVLHGEQELIFHNPIPIEGEMTTEGRITHIYDKGEGKGALVIGESDTYHANGKKLFTSVCTVFGRLDGGFGGDNAPRRELEFPVREPDAVVEAHPADSQPLLYRLSGDLFHLHVDPEFARMAGFEKPIMHGLCTHGYACRALCDTLIPGEPEKARRMACRFSKPLYPGVSIKTLIWKEEEGRALWRVVNARTGDTVIDHGVFEYGDLPAHRIRFDGHVAIVTGAGAGLGRAYALELARRGAKVVVNDLGGARDGSGAGSSTPADQVVAEIRALGGEAVASYDSVATPEGGERIVQTALDAFGKLDILINNAGILRDKSFAKMEPENWHAVLDVHLNGAYHVSRPAFAAMRENRYGRILMTTSAAGLYGNFGQTNYSAAKMGLVGLMNAMKLEGEKYNIKVNTIAPLAASRLTEDILPPDLFAKMKPEYAVPMALFLCSEQCPVTGSIYNAGLGFYNRAAILTGPGVVPVKEGRIPTIESVRDAMEALASLEAGKEYGQLAEQLVDTMECLKSEG; translated from the coding sequence ATGGCACTCAATCTCGATGCGGTCGGAGAGAAGCTCGGTCCCCTGACCAAAAGCTACACCTGGAAAGACGTGGTGCTCTACGCCCTGGGGGTGGGCGCCGGTCCGGACGATCTGCACTACTGCTATGAAAAGGGGCTCAAAGTGATCCCCAGCTTTTCCATCGCCACCATCTTCGACATCCTGGCCCAGATCGGCCTCAAGGCCAATGTCAACCTGGCCGGCGTGCTGCACGGCGAGCAGGAGCTGATTTTCCACAACCCCATTCCCATCGAAGGCGAGATGACTACCGAGGGGCGCATCACCCACATCTACGACAAGGGGGAGGGCAAGGGCGCCCTGGTCATCGGCGAAAGTGATACGTACCACGCCAACGGCAAGAAGCTCTTCACCAGCGTCTGCACGGTGTTCGGCCGCCTCGACGGCGGGTTCGGCGGCGATAACGCCCCCAGGCGGGAGCTCGAATTTCCCGTTCGGGAACCCGATGCCGTGGTGGAGGCCCATCCGGCCGACAGTCAACCCTTGCTCTACCGCCTCTCCGGCGACCTGTTCCACCTGCACGTGGACCCCGAGTTTGCCAGGATGGCCGGCTTCGAAAAGCCGATCATGCACGGCCTGTGCACGCACGGCTATGCCTGCCGGGCGCTGTGCGACACCCTGATTCCCGGCGAACCGGAAAAGGCGCGCCGCATGGCCTGCCGTTTCAGCAAGCCGCTTTACCCCGGCGTGTCCATCAAGACCCTGATCTGGAAGGAAGAAGAGGGCCGCGCCCTGTGGCGCGTGGTCAATGCCCGGACCGGCGATACGGTCATCGATCACGGCGTCTTCGAATACGGCGATCTTCCCGCCCACCGCATCCGCTTCGACGGCCACGTGGCCATCGTCACCGGCGCGGGCGCGGGTCTGGGCCGGGCCTATGCCCTGGAGCTGGCCCGGCGGGGCGCCAAGGTGGTGGTCAACGACCTGGGCGGAGCCCGGGACGGATCCGGTGCGGGCAGCAGTACGCCGGCCGACCAGGTGGTGGCGGAGATCCGCGCGTTGGGGGGCGAGGCCGTGGCCAGTTATGACTCGGTGGCCACCCCCGAGGGCGGCGAGCGGATCGTCCAGACCGCCCTGGATGCCTTCGGCAAGCTGGACATCCTGATCAACAACGCCGGCATCCTGCGCGACAAGAGCTTCGCCAAGATGGAACCGGAGAACTGGCACGCGGTGCTCGACGTGCACCTCAACGGCGCCTACCACGTGAGCCGGCCGGCTTTTGCAGCCATGCGGGAAAACCGTTACGGCCGCATCCTGATGACCACATCGGCCGCCGGCCTGTACGGCAACTTCGGCCAGACCAACTACTCGGCCGCCAAGATGGGGCTGGTGGGCCTGATGAACGCCATGAAGCTCGAAGGCGAGAAGTACAACATCAAGGTCAACACCATCGCCCCCCTGGCCGCTTCGCGGCTCACCGAAGACATTCTGCCGCCCGACCTCTTCGCCAAAATGAAACCCGAGTACGCCGTGCCCATGGCCCTGTTTCTCTGCAGCGAGCAATGCCCGGTGACCGGCAGCATCTACAATGCCGGCCTGGGCTTCTACAACCGGGCGGCCATCCTTACCGGACCGGGGGTGGTCCCGGTGAAAGAGGGACGCATCCCCACCATCGAATCGGTTCGCGACGCCATGGAGGCCCTGGCCTCGTTGGAAGCGGGCAAGGAATACGGCCAACTGGCCGAGCAGCTGGTGGATACGATGGAATGTTTGAAGAGTGAGGGTTGA